The genomic DNA ttattctctctctctctcttcacaTTTACCAAGTTGATATGAAGTTGCTAGCAAAGCAGAGCAAAGCAAAAGTTATCAAAGATCATCGTGCCCCTCTTTCATCTAATCTCATCAACAGAGATAGAGAGAATAATAAGTGATGCCATCTCAATCTTCCTCCTTTGACCAGTCTAGGTCTAAAATGGACTCACTGTTTGTCTATcatctcttctcttcttcaaGTTTTGGACTCACTTCTAAATCATGGATAATAATATCATTCTTGAATTTCAATGCTAGTTTTTGAAAGGTTTTTCATCGAGAGAGAAGATACAGAAATGGGTAGTGGTAAGAACAGATGGAGAATCTCTTTCCATCGATCAACAGCAGCACCGGCCAAAAAGCAGCCACCAATAGAGTTCATTTGCCCAATTTCTGGTTCATTAATGGCCGACCCAGTCATCGTTTCCTCCGGCCAAACATTCGAGCGTAACTGCGTTTCCGTCTGCAAAAACGCTGGTTTCAATCCCCTCCTATCAGACGGTTCCATTCCAGATTTCTCCACCATCATCCCTAACCTCGCCCTCAAATCCACCATTCTCAACTGGTGTCGTGAATCTTACGTAGACCTCCCCAAACCCATCGATCAAATCTCAGCAGAAAAGCTAGTTCTTTCTCTCGTAGCCTCGCAAACCCATAATCTAATCGACCCACCTAAACAAGATGATATAAGAAAGCCCGCCGGGGGGAAATCAACTCACCGACCGAGTCGCCTCTCCACTAGTTCGTCCGAGTCCGTGGCTACAGTCGCATCCGGCCCAATCTCACGGCCATCTTGCTATTCCTCGCAGTCTTCCTCGTCGGAGATCGAAGTCCTAAACGTTAACTCGTCCGACGAGGAAGAATTAATCGTCAGGCTGACTAGTTCCCTGGTCCATGAACAAGAAGACAGTTTAATTTCACTAAGGAAGGTGACAAGAACCAAAGTGGAAACCAGAAGTCGTCTATGCACTTCCCGATTAATGTCAGTCCTCCGATCCTTAATCACATCCAGATACGCCGTGATTCAAGTGAACGCAACCGCAGTTCTGGTAAACCTCTCCCTGGAGAATCAAAACAAGGTAAAGATCGTTCGGTCCGGAATCGTCCCACCGTTGATTTCCATCTTAAAAGGTGGATTCCCTGAGGCGCAGGACCACGCTGCAGGAGCACTGTTCAGCCTAGCGCTCGACGATCAAAACAAGACGGCAATCGGCGTATTAGGAGCATTGCAGCCACTTATGCATGCCCTCCGGTCGGAATCAGAGCGAACTCGGCATGACTCGTCCCTAGCGCTTTACCACCTGACACTGGTTCAAAGTAACAGGTCAAAGCTAGTCAAACTGGGTGCTGTTCAAACCCTAATGGGGATGGTTAAATCGGGACATATGTTGGGTCGAGTCATGTTGATACTGAGTAACTTAGCTGGTTGTGCAGATGGGCGAGCCACGATGCTCGATAGTGGTGCGGTGGAGTGGTTTTTGGGAATGTTGAGACGAAACGAGTTGGAGTTTGAGTCGGGTCGTGAGATTTGTATAGGGACGTTGTATGGTTTGAGCCAGGGTGGGTTGAGGTTTAAGGCGGTGGCGAAGGCGGCGGGGGCGGTGGAGGTTATGGAAGAGGTGGAGAAAACGGCGGCGGGAGGAAGCGGCGAGAAGGTGAAGAGAGTTTTGGATGTATTGAGAGGgagagaggaggaagaagaagaagtggaTTGGGAGGAGTTGCTTAATACAGAGTCCGATGAGCCTCGCCGCCGGACGATCTCTTCTTGACGATTGACTCGCCGGAGATTAATACATCGGTTTTTTACAattaattcttcttcttatgAGATTAATTGCCTTCTTTTGATTGGCTTGtattcttgtttttattttttatttttattttttactttttgtcTGTAGAGATCGAGTGTTTGATTTTCTGTAATGGATGCTGAAGatgtagataaaaaaaattaattagtttggtTGGACTGAAATGTAggtttaaatagtttattaaattttaaacagtAAGTTTATtgacatttatataaataaataaaaatattatgaataaggacggaaaataaaaaataaatatttgtccttcaaaacacaaaattatttataatagaatTATATTTGGACTAAACATCACAATTTTGATATTAGGTTGGTCTATCAAGTAATAGCAATATTCATGACAAGAAGTCTTTATAGGAAAGTAATGGtgtgttcttttatttttactttaaatatGTTAAAGACATAATACTTATAGCTAAACAAGGCTCTTTCTCGACTCAAATTGTCGGTCTACGGTTTAAGTTTCAATTATCGCTTAAACGCATAACgtcttttttaaatattactttttaaatatttgacttgtttgagtGATTTAAACGGTTTTATTAGCGTTGAAACAACAAACCGAAttgttataattgatttttgtaAAGAATAAACTGTAATAAATTTGGTTAGGTGAATTTGTGTGATATTTAGTTTAGTTTGAAAGATTTAGGTTAGGTTTGAACATTTTAATTGGTTCTTACTtgcatgttttaaaaatatatgcttaataaataaaataatatttttttaatggtccaaaagtatttatatttttggtacttaattttattatatttagtagAGGgatagtattattatattaatttaatctgGTGTTTGGTTAGATTTAAAATAGGTAATAACTCCATACAATTTTGTATATCAAagaaaatactaaatatttattgtaagaaaatattcatacaataattataattgtattttaattaattaaaatactactgaataagaaataaataaaaaatagagtgaatatttaaaaataaattaatataaatataaagaacaataacgttattttattttattatatattttgatattaccaaccaaatacaaaattataaaatttataactcTATTATACTCCAATTAATACacgatttaaatattatttaattaatttttaaaaattaaaattgtcttttaacactttaataaaattatgaaaataatttatttataaattatcgAAGTaagtcaattttttaaatttgaataactaagtaataatttagttatgaaacaatttttgtattaaaatatgaaGCAAGATTATATATACGccaaaataaaagataaaatggaaaaaaaagaCACATTACGAAAGTTCAACGTATACACATACCCATCTGGGATGGTAAAGGGTGGGGAATGTCATACCCACTCCACTCATATTTTGTTCTTTTTCGGAAATTCCCtctaaaaagaataaataatcatctcttacaaaattatataaataattttttttaatattatacatatttttatttattaaaattttatattattctaaacaaataaacttaaaattcatataaagtatttagaataaataaatatattgtgatgttatatattaattttgtctATATCTCTTAATTAAGAAAATCGATTTGGATAAAAAGAAGTCTGACATAAGAGACGGCTAAATATCCTAACGATAAAAAGAAAAGGGTAACTCTATATGGACGACAGAGGCAAGCGTTACTCTAGGTCGTATAGTAACTACGCTTAATCCCGTTAAACCAATGCTGTAGTCCAATTCCTTATTGTCGTGGAACTGGAACTCGACATTGACGGACCTCACTCTAGGGTCGGCTTTGGGGTAAGCCCGGCAAGCCCTCGGGTTAGGGCAACCCACTCCCCAGGGCAGCCCATTTGTTACaaatattatactattttattaaatttattgtaattttaaatataaatggaTGTAATTTGgtggtttaatttaaaaaattagaatttctATATGGTTATGGATTCTGCTCACTCTCACCTAGTTGAGTGACTTCCTTGTAtacttaaaagtaaaaaaaaaataaaaaatttgaaacaatttggtgcaattttaattttttaagccCTTTTGTTATGAactttacaatatatatatatatatgtaatatttttaatttttaactttaaaactacatattttttttttgttagttattttctttataaaattagtaactTTATTagatttctaaataaaaaataaaaaaactgcACCCAAATGATTCCACTGgaaatttattgattaaaatgGGGTGACAAAACAGTTTCAGATTCAATTCCtctttaaatttgtataaatcTTCACACAACATTAAATGATTCAGATCAATATGGTGAAGTTTACATTAATCATATCATAAATACTGTTTTTGGGGGGAAATATCAAACCTTAAACAGTGAGATTTGAGGAACAAAACAACTATATTTTTTACTACTAATGATATCATATGAATCAGGATGAACGAATCtcagtaataatttgtataatcATTGAAGAAAGGGATCCAATCTCTTtcgtaaaatcaattaaatgcATCACACCTGCGTCTAATCTCTCCCTGCCTTCCAATCTTCACCCCATTTTCACTCAACTTCACCATTGCTAAACCAAATGCCTCAAAGAATGCAGTCTGGTTTGCTGAAAAGAGCTGCACAAAAGGCTTCGTCCTCTGATCGGAGAAGAAGGCACGATCAGATGACAGAAGTCCCCACCCCTTTGGAAGATTCTGGAAGTAGGAGTTATCGAAATTGTTGGGTGTCATTATGTCGTTGAATACCGATAGTGTCGGGTTTTTCTGGGAATCGGCACACGCTTTCCTTAAAGCCTCTGCAAACCTAGGATTGTAAGTGGGATCGAATTGTTCCTTCTTTCCACCGTAATTGTATAATCCTGAGCTGAATTCTTTGCAGTGAGAAAACCCAATTGTATGCGCGCCGCTAAGCGCCACCATTTCCTGTTTAACATCAATAGATAGATTCATTGTATAATCTTCTTAAGGTATGTCGACTACCCAGAAAGGGAAATCCAAACCTAACTTTAATAAATGCAGATCCAGAATATGATTGGGGAACGAACGAACGAACGAACCTGGATAGAGAAGCCATTGGAGAAGAAAATGTCAAGTAATTGATTGATTGACATGGTGGGTTTGGGTAATTTTCCGTCGACATTGATGGATTTggaagtaaaagagtcttttcgtCCTAGTTTCAGGTTGTAGTAAGGTCCTCCGACCATTCTGACTAGGTCGCGGGTGGAGACGGCGAGAATGTCTGCGCAGGATACGATTCCGGGGCAGGCGAGTTCGAGGGCGATCTTGGCTCGGACGATGACATCGAAGGCGTCGCCGGGGAGGGAGAGGTTGATGTCGGCATCACGTTCGGCTTTGTTGAAAGGGGTGGATGTGATTAGGACGGatgcgtcgcaaccttggacgAAACAGTCGTGGAAGAAGAGGCGGAGAGTGCCGGCGGCGGTGGATGGGGAAatgatttgtttgtttgtgatGGTTTCTTGTATAATCTGGTCGAATCTGGGACAGGATTTGTGGTAGTAGTTTGGTTTGAGCTGAGATTGAACTGGGTTGATGAAGATTAATGAAGATAGAGAGATGATGACAAGAATCAATGGGAAGAATGCCATTGAAGGAAGGATAGATAatgttctctctctctctcctcttcttcttcttcccaaGTATAGAGATGAAGAAGCAAGTGGAACTCTACAAGTGTTCTCTCTCTTTCACATGGAATAAACAAATTGCattattaatatgaaattttagtctactttattccataaaaaaataatttatacatgaaaaaaaaaggCAAATTTCTTTAATGGCCctttaattatttctatatttttagcctttcatttattttttttaaacaaattaccTAAAATGTCATCaatatataaatcttttattatttttaaatagtcaaGAAATAACAATTGAGTTGGAATCCAACTTGACATTTTTgctgaagaaaaaaaataataataattaatgtgtttgaaaattttgcaAAGAGGATAAATTCTCCTCAAACATCTTCACCTTTCCTAACGAATCTGTGcgtaagtttaattaattttatatttagctTATTTCAAAATTTCGCAACAACTATCGATAATgctctaaataataattttttttaatctatttaatcatatctttctcatatatatatatatatatatatatatatatatatatatatatatatatatatatatatatatatatatatatatgcaattgAAGTTAACAGTGAGAAAAAATactagtttttaattaaattaattttaatagttaataaatgaaaaaaactattattttataataatttatatatattttaaaatagtctatacattaaataataataataattaaaaataaaaacatttaaacttATGTTCAAATCATGACACGccaataaaaaatgtaaaacatgaaaaaacaaaaactaaaagTTACCAAAAATTTCGCAACAACTATTCAAAATTTCGCAACAACTATCGATAATgctctaaataataattttttttaatctatttaatcatatctttctcatatatatatatatatatatatgcaattgAAGTTAACAGTGAGAAAAAATactagtttttaattaaattaattttaatagttaataaatgaaaaaaactattattttataataatttatatatattttaaaatagtctatacat from Impatiens glandulifera chromosome 9, dImpGla2.1, whole genome shotgun sequence includes the following:
- the LOC124913852 gene encoding U-box domain-containing protein 40; the encoded protein is MLVFERFFIEREDTEMGSGKNRWRISFHRSTAAPAKKQPPIEFICPISGSLMADPVIVSSGQTFERNCVSVCKNAGFNPLLSDGSIPDFSTIIPNLALKSTILNWCRESYVDLPKPIDQISAEKLVLSLVASQTHNLIDPPKQDDIRKPAGGKSTHRPSRLSTSSSESVATVASGPISRPSCYSSQSSSSEIEVLNVNSSDEEELIVRLTSSLVHEQEDSLISLRKVTRTKVETRSRLCTSRLMSVLRSLITSRYAVIQVNATAVLVNLSLENQNKVKIVRSGIVPPLISILKGGFPEAQDHAAGALFSLALDDQNKTAIGVLGALQPLMHALRSESERTRHDSSLALYHLTLVQSNRSKLVKLGAVQTLMGMVKSGHMLGRVMLILSNLAGCADGRATMLDSGAVEWFLGMLRRNELEFESGREICIGTLYGLSQGGLRFKAVAKAAGAVEVMEEVEKTAAGGSGEKVKRVLDVLRGREEEEEEVDWEELLNTESDEPRRRTISS
- the LOC124913853 gene encoding peroxidase 63-like translates to MAFFPLILVIISLSSLIFINPVQSQLKPNYYHKSCPRFDQIIQETITNKQIISPSTAAGTLRLFFHDCFVQGCDASVLITSTPFNKAERDADINLSLPGDAFDVIVRAKIALELACPGIVSCADILAVSTRDLVRMVGGPYYNLKLGRKDSFTSKSINVDGKLPKPTMSINQLLDIFFSNGFSIQEMVALSGAHTIGFSHCKEFSSGLYNYGGKKEQFDPTYNPRFAEALRKACADSQKNPTLSVFNDIMTPNNFDNSYFQNLPKGWGLLSSDRAFFSDQRTKPFVQLFSANQTAFFEAFGLAMVKLSENGVKIGRQGEIRRRCDAFN